Proteins encoded within one genomic window of Planctomycetia bacterium:
- a CDS encoding VWA domain-containing protein: MPSFSLGMFALAGVAAAAGPIIVHLMNRRRFCTIDWAAMQFLREAVRQSRRVLHIRDLLLLILRVACLLLFGFAMARPYFTSTGGGSFGAGEPIHAVLLIDDSLSMAYRSTQGTLLDDARSKCRSFIEELPSGSRVAIIPVCADPSRYSLDPTATKQSALEALDAVETVDRKAGLNAALDLAQAALRRLPDMPNKRVVFVTDGQRVNFPAEEATKRLVDEASGLGGDVQVLTLNAGPTDNAWLSDLRAVDGAAVAGADADFLAVVRYEGAARRADVQVSFTVDGKLMQTRVVDLEPNQRREVLFTHRFETAPSAESPRFAVVEVGLSDDRLPDDNQRQTVVPLVSGLSILYVSEHGPSKGEAGRNESAAGRGLWIQRLLAPVVERGDVQPKLVRISHIAASTLTADQLQDARLVVMAGVRTPGERVPLLREYVEQGGRLLITAGEEFDPAAWHDNAWLDGAGILPAPLAPKAMNVSERVPIKPLRLDARTLGHRYFQIEDAPSDELTDLYAAPVFFAAVAADPSTDAVAKLTATETKRIADRRERERLAVAARLVVLPPGKEPPPPPPAPLVRLNWPEPPADTDHDRTPEELAVRTVPTVIGRFDNGMPLFIERAIGRGTILFCSTGLQSSWNTLTMSRAVVVLDRAVRSLLERTLPQRNFDTSQTALVALRPLGSGTYLQLVRPGDRREPIVVDALGDDKYAVVLRDLSRRGVYRIIAQRTDTGSTGDVNEQTLWDLPLAVAGPEQESYLKSLGRDEALPGIEVAHVRRLNREEDLSVAGATISGQNLWKWLMSAVLVCLVAELAVIRFMRPATRTLLPAREIAA, translated from the coding sequence ATGCCTAGTTTCTCCCTCGGTATGTTCGCGCTCGCCGGCGTCGCCGCCGCAGCCGGACCGATCATCGTGCATCTGATGAACCGTCGCCGGTTCTGCACGATCGATTGGGCCGCGATGCAGTTTTTGCGCGAAGCGGTACGCCAAAGCCGGCGCGTGCTGCACATTCGCGATCTGCTGTTGCTGATCCTGCGCGTCGCTTGCTTGCTGCTGTTCGGCTTCGCGATGGCTCGGCCGTATTTCACGTCGACCGGCGGCGGCTCGTTCGGCGCCGGTGAACCGATTCACGCGGTGCTATTGATCGACGACAGCCTCTCGATGGCGTACCGTTCGACGCAAGGGACGTTGCTCGACGACGCCCGCTCGAAGTGCCGCTCGTTCATCGAGGAGCTCCCGTCGGGAAGTCGCGTGGCGATCATTCCCGTCTGCGCCGATCCGAGCCGGTATTCGCTCGACCCCACGGCGACGAAGCAGTCGGCGTTAGAGGCGCTCGACGCCGTCGAAACGGTCGACCGCAAGGCCGGCTTGAACGCCGCACTCGACCTCGCCCAAGCGGCGCTCCGCCGACTACCCGACATGCCGAACAAGCGAGTCGTGTTCGTCACCGACGGTCAGCGCGTCAACTTTCCCGCCGAAGAAGCGACGAAGCGCCTGGTCGATGAAGCCTCGGGCCTCGGGGGCGACGTGCAGGTGCTTACGCTCAACGCCGGCCCGACCGACAACGCTTGGCTTTCCGATTTGCGCGCGGTCGACGGGGCAGCGGTGGCCGGAGCCGATGCCGACTTTCTCGCCGTCGTGCGCTATGAGGGAGCCGCGCGCCGCGCCGACGTGCAAGTCAGCTTCACGGTCGACGGCAAGCTGATGCAAACGCGCGTGGTCGATCTCGAACCGAACCAGCGGCGCGAGGTTCTGTTCACGCATCGTTTCGAGACGGCACCGAGTGCCGAATCGCCGCGTTTCGCGGTCGTCGAAGTCGGCTTGTCGGACGATCGCCTTCCCGACGACAACCAGCGGCAAACGGTCGTGCCGTTGGTCTCCGGCCTGTCGATCTTATACGTCAGCGAGCATGGCCCATCCAAGGGAGAAGCCGGCCGCAACGAGTCGGCCGCAGGGCGAGGGCTGTGGATTCAGCGACTCCTCGCGCCGGTCGTCGAGCGTGGCGACGTGCAGCCGAAGCTCGTGCGCATTTCCCATATCGCGGCCTCGACCCTGACGGCCGATCAGTTGCAAGATGCCCGTTTGGTCGTCATGGCCGGCGTGCGGACGCCCGGCGAGCGCGTGCCGCTGTTGCGCGAGTATGTCGAACAAGGGGGCCGGCTTTTGATTACGGCCGGCGAAGAGTTCGATCCCGCCGCGTGGCACGACAACGCTTGGCTCGACGGCGCGGGCATCCTCCCGGCTCCCCTTGCGCCGAAAGCGATGAATGTCTCCGAGCGCGTGCCGATCAAGCCGCTGCGGCTCGATGCGCGGACGCTCGGCCATCGCTACTTCCAGATCGAAGATGCGCCGTCGGACGAGTTGACCGATCTCTATGCCGCGCCGGTGTTCTTCGCTGCGGTCGCCGCCGACCCTTCGACCGACGCCGTCGCGAAGCTCACGGCGACGGAAACTAAGCGGATCGCCGATCGGCGCGAACGAGAGCGGCTCGCGGTTGCGGCGCGGCTCGTCGTTCTGCCGCCGGGAAAAGAGCCGCCTCCGCCGCCGCCGGCTCCGCTGGTTCGTTTGAATTGGCCGGAGCCTCCCGCCGACACGGACCATGATCGAACGCCGGAAGAGCTCGCGGTTCGCACCGTCCCTACCGTGATCGGACGTTTCGACAACGGGATGCCGCTGTTCATCGAGCGGGCGATCGGCCGCGGCACGATCCTGTTTTGCAGCACCGGTCTGCAATCTTCTTGGAACACACTGACCATGTCGCGGGCCGTCGTCGTGCTCGATCGCGCGGTTCGTTCGCTCTTGGAGCGGACGTTGCCGCAGCGCAACTTCGATACTTCGCAAACGGCGCTGGTCGCGCTTCGGCCGCTCGGCAGCGGCACATATCTCCAGCTTGTTCGCCCCGGCGATCGTCGCGAGCCGATCGTGGTCGACGCGCTCGGCGACGATAAGTATGCCGTCGTCTTGCGAGATCTTTCGCGACGCGGCGTCTACCGCATCATCGCTCAGCGAACCGATACCGGCTCGACCGGCGACGTCAACGAACAGACCTTATGGGACTTGCCGCTCGCCGTTGCCGGGCCCGAGCAAGAATCGTATCTCAAGAGCCTCGGCCGCGATGAGGCGCTCCCCGGCATCGAGGTCGCGCATGTCCGCCGACTGAATCGTGAAGAAGACCTCAGCGTGGCCGGCGCCACGATCAGCGGTCAGAATCTTTGGAAGTGGTTGATGTCGGCCGTGCTCGTTTGCCTCGTCGCCGAGCTGGCTGTGATTCGTTTCATGCGCCCTGCGACACGCACGCTATTGCCCGCGCGGGAGATTGCCGCATGA
- a CDS encoding squalene--hopene cyclase has protein sequence MIGRNWITTFIAAVASFAAVASGPAMRSCAAQEPVVREITPESRVALDLGLEWLAANQGAEGNWGSNDLGLVSIGALAFLADGHTPGKGRYGPNVEKALNFVLKNAKPSGLINIAGAQRDMYNHGLSTFVLGQAHGMTADPRIGTALDKALKLIAEMQCQDGGWQYTAQRRPAGSDLSLVVMQAKALRSAVDSGLEVSPDVINMAIKRVRGYYYCGAPEIRGRKQPIEDDVLKRYPGRFTYAGHGGNATTAMAAAGVVCMQEFGQYDDWRIPKNLDVIKTEIGKLTPPPKNSGRLPNGFDPYTLYYVGQALYQAGGEDWRGFYPKLRDALVAGQTRSTTDPKSNGRWVDDVRVSGPGSPLYATGVSCFILAIPNRYLPILQEGRIEGIRQQFNAGGKP, from the coding sequence ATGATCGGACGTAACTGGATCACCACTTTCATCGCGGCCGTAGCCTCGTTCGCCGCCGTAGCCTCCGGCCCGGCCATGCGTAGCTGCGCGGCGCAAGAACCGGTCGTGCGCGAAATCACGCCCGAGAGTCGCGTGGCGCTCGATCTCGGTCTCGAATGGCTCGCGGCGAATCAAGGGGCCGAGGGCAACTGGGGCAGCAACGATCTCGGGCTCGTCTCGATCGGTGCGCTCGCCTTCCTCGCCGATGGTCACACCCCCGGCAAAGGGCGCTATGGGCCGAACGTCGAAAAGGCCCTCAACTTCGTTCTTAAGAATGCGAAGCCCTCCGGCCTGATCAACATCGCCGGCGCCCAGCGCGACATGTACAACCACGGCCTCTCGACGTTCGTGCTCGGCCAAGCGCACGGCATGACCGCCGATCCGCGCATCGGTACGGCGCTCGATAAGGCGTTGAAGCTAATCGCGGAAATGCAGTGTCAAGACGGCGGCTGGCAATACACGGCGCAGCGCCGGCCCGCCGGAAGCGATCTGAGCCTCGTCGTGATGCAAGCCAAGGCCCTGCGCAGCGCCGTCGATAGCGGCTTGGAGGTGTCTCCCGATGTCATCAACATGGCGATCAAGCGCGTGCGCGGCTACTACTACTGCGGCGCTCCGGAGATTCGCGGGCGCAAGCAGCCGATCGAAGACGACGTGCTCAAACGCTATCCCGGCCGCTTCACCTACGCCGGCCACGGCGGCAACGCGACGACCGCGATGGCCGCCGCCGGAGTCGTCTGCATGCAGGAGTTCGGCCAGTACGACGATTGGCGCATTCCGAAGAATCTCGACGTCATCAAGACCGAGATCGGCAAGCTTACTCCGCCGCCGAAGAACAGCGGCCGCCTCCCGAACGGCTTCGATCCTTATACGTTGTACTATGTCGGCCAAGCGCTCTATCAAGCCGGCGGCGAAGACTGGCGCGGCTTCTATCCGAAGCTCCGCGATGCGCTGGTCGCCGGCCAAACGCGCAGCACCACCGATCCCAAGTCGAACGGTCGCTGGGTCGACGACGTTCGTGTTTCCGGGCCCGGCTCGCCTCTCTATGCGACCGGCGTGAGCTGCTTCATTCTCGCGATCCCGAATCGCTATTTGCCGATCTTGCAGGAAGGTCGCATCGAGGGAATCCGCCAACAGTTCAACGCCGGGGGAAAGCCGTGA